The Streptomonospora litoralis genome window below encodes:
- a CDS encoding cobalamin B12-binding domain-containing protein encodes MGGSSAVRVVVAKPGLDGHDRGVKVVVRALRDAGVEVVYTGLRQTPEMVVSAALEEDADAIGLSVLSGAHMTIFSRVMELLAENDARDITVFGGGIIPEADVPELTDMGVAKVFTPGTPTTEISDWVRENVHSLHAGTGSG; translated from the coding sequence ATGGGCGGGTCATCGGCGGTGCGGGTCGTCGTCGCCAAACCCGGGTTGGACGGCCACGACCGCGGCGTGAAGGTCGTGGTCCGTGCGCTGCGTGACGCCGGTGTCGAGGTCGTCTACACGGGGCTGCGCCAGACCCCGGAGATGGTGGTCAGTGCCGCGCTTGAGGAGGACGCGGACGCGATCGGCCTGTCGGTGCTCTCCGGTGCGCACATGACGATTTTCAGCCGGGTCATGGAGCTGCTGGCCGAGAACGACGCTCGCGACATCACCGTTTTCGGGGGCGGCATCATCCCCGAGGCCGACGTCCCGGAGTTGACGGATATGGGCGTCGCCAAGGTGTTCACGCCCGGAACGCCCACCACCGAGATCAGCGATTGGGTGCGGGAGAACGTCCACTCCCTGCACGCCGGAACCGGCAGCGGCTGA
- the sucC gene encoding ADP-forming succinate--CoA ligase subunit beta, with the protein MDLFEYQAKQLFAEYGVPVPQGKVASTAAEARAIAEEFAAAGKSRVVVKAQVKTGGRGKAGGVKVADDADDAQAKADQILGMDIKGHTVHRVLIEEASDIAEEYYLSFLLDRTNRTFLSICSAEGGVEIEEVAATNPDAVAKVAIDPIAGAPADVAAEIVRQGKLPEAAAQGATELISKLWDVFVGRDATLVEVNPMILTGDGRVVALDGKVTLDENADFRQDLESLAFAAEGDPLEVKAKEKGLNYVKLDGQVGIIGNGAGLVMSTLDVVSYAGEAHGGVQPANFLDIGGGASADVMADGLEIILGDGDVKSVFVNVFGGITACDAVAEGIVQALEMLAARGDDVSKPLVVRLDGNSAERGRRILTEAGHPAVRQAPTMDGAAAQAAELAAK; encoded by the coding sequence GTGGACCTGTTCGAATACCAGGCGAAGCAACTCTTCGCGGAATACGGGGTCCCGGTGCCCCAGGGAAAGGTGGCGAGCACGGCCGCTGAGGCGCGTGCCATCGCCGAGGAGTTCGCGGCGGCGGGCAAGTCCCGTGTCGTCGTCAAGGCTCAGGTCAAGACGGGTGGCCGCGGCAAGGCCGGCGGTGTGAAGGTCGCCGACGACGCCGACGACGCCCAGGCCAAGGCCGATCAGATCCTCGGCATGGACATCAAGGGCCACACGGTCCACCGCGTCCTCATCGAGGAGGCCAGCGACATCGCCGAGGAGTACTACCTCTCCTTCCTGCTGGACCGGACCAACCGCACCTTCCTGTCGATCTGCTCCGCCGAGGGCGGTGTGGAGATCGAGGAGGTCGCCGCGACCAACCCCGACGCCGTCGCAAAGGTCGCCATCGACCCGATCGCGGGTGCGCCCGCCGACGTCGCCGCCGAGATCGTGCGCCAGGGCAAGCTGCCCGAGGCGGCCGCGCAGGGCGCCACCGAGCTGATCAGCAAGCTCTGGGACGTGTTCGTGGGTCGCGACGCCACCCTGGTCGAGGTCAACCCGATGATCCTGACGGGCGACGGCCGCGTCGTCGCCCTGGACGGCAAGGTCACCTTGGACGAGAACGCCGACTTCCGCCAGGACCTGGAGAGCCTCGCCTTCGCAGCCGAAGGCGATCCCCTCGAGGTCAAGGCCAAGGAGAAGGGGTTGAACTACGTCAAGCTGGATGGGCAGGTCGGCATCATCGGCAACGGTGCCGGGCTGGTCATGTCCACCCTGGACGTGGTGTCCTACGCCGGCGAGGCCCACGGCGGGGTGCAGCCGGCCAACTTCCTCGACATCGGCGGCGGCGCCTCGGCGGATGTGATGGCCGACGGGTTGGAGATCATCCTGGGCGACGGCGACGTCAAGAGCGTGTTCGTCAACGTCTTCGGCGGGATCACCGCCTGCGACGCGGTGGCCGAGGGGATCGTGCAGGCGCTGGAGATGCTGGCCGCGCGCGGCGACGACGTGTCCAAGCCGCTGGTGGTGCGCCTGGACGGCAACAGCGCCGAGCGGGGGCGGCGGATCCTGACCGAGGCCGGCCACCCCGCGGTGCGCCAGGCCCCGACCATGGACGGCGCCGCGGCCCAGGCCGCGGAGCTGGCCGCGAAGTAG
- the sucD gene encoding succinate--CoA ligase subunit alpha: MAVFLTKDSKVLVQGMTGSEGTKHTRRMLASGTRIVGGVNPRKAGTSVDIDGTGVPVFSSVAEGMAATGADVSVVFVPPKFARAAVVEAVDAGIGLAVVITEGIPVHDTAAFWAHACASGNRTRIIGPNCPGLISPGASNAGIIPADITRPGRIGLVSKSGTLTYQMMYELRDIGFSTAVGIGGDPVIGTTHIDALAAFEADAQTDAIVMIGEIGGDAEERAADYIRSRVSKPVVGYVAGFTAPEGKTMGHAGAIVSGSAGTAQAKKEALEAAGVKVGKTPSETARLARELF, translated from the coding sequence ATGGCTGTTTTCCTGACCAAGGACAGCAAGGTGCTGGTGCAGGGCATGACCGGCTCGGAGGGCACCAAGCACACGCGGCGGATGCTGGCCTCGGGGACCCGCATCGTGGGCGGGGTGAATCCGCGCAAGGCCGGTACGAGTGTGGACATCGACGGTACGGGTGTGCCGGTGTTCTCCTCGGTGGCCGAGGGCATGGCGGCCACGGGCGCGGATGTGTCGGTGGTGTTCGTGCCGCCGAAGTTCGCCCGGGCGGCGGTGGTCGAGGCCGTGGATGCCGGGATCGGGCTGGCGGTGGTGATCACCGAGGGGATCCCGGTGCACGACACGGCGGCGTTCTGGGCGCATGCGTGTGCGTCGGGCAACCGGACGCGCATCATCGGGCCGAACTGTCCGGGGCTGATCAGTCCGGGGGCCTCCAATGCGGGCATCATTCCGGCCGACATCACGCGTCCGGGGCGGATCGGGCTGGTGTCGAAGTCGGGGACGCTGACGTATCAGATGATGTATGAGCTGCGTGATATCGGGTTCTCCACGGCGGTGGGGATCGGTGGGGATCCGGTGATCGGGACGACCCATATCGATGCGCTGGCGGCGTTCGAGGCCGATGCCCAGACCGACGCGATCGTGATGATCGGTGAGATCGGCGGGGATGCCGAGGAGCGGGCGGCCGATTACATCCGTTCGCGGGTGTCCAAGCCGGTGGTGGGTTATGTGGCGGGGTTCACCGCGCCGGAGGGCAAGACGATGGGCCATGCCGGGGCGATCGTGTCGGGTTCGGCGGGTACCGCGCAGGCGAAGAAGGAGGCGTTGGAGGCGGCAGGCGTCAAGGTCGGCAAGACCCCCAGCGAAACCGCGCGCCTGGCCCGCGAGCTGTTCTGA
- a CDS encoding cell division protein PerM, whose amino-acid sequence MAAAWSAGIGVAVLMTLTVAGWVAAPHGAFGEDIGEVLRTAVQAWLVGHHVGFGIPGGDVAMLPLGLVVLPGLLLYRAGRWLARSCELPRLRHLFRAALAIAGPYAAIAGTLALVGQTETVQPSMLQALIAGFSLAFVAGGAGVLFQLLRDKGIAKRRLLELMPDRPRSLLVGTLSATGTLLVTGALLFCVGLVANGGEAVSTTGELAPGLVGGALLLLIQLLYVPNAVVFGLAYAVGPGFSVGVGTIVAPTGVSVGAVPMLPMLAALPDNGPAPVLSLAALAVPFAAGGLGGVLTQRSAPAVVNEAAPLWGFVCGVTTGLACAALCVAAGGPLGAERLASVGPSAWQVGLITALEVGLAAAIAAWVANWRYYRRFHAAAGPAPADAPAGADEDAAAAPGRKRDRRAAVPARGDGGGRGGYEGAPVPPRRRRPRLPSLPRLPRPRLRRRAAEDDGEEFYGITYEADEEPAAADDGDRE is encoded by the coding sequence CTGGCCGCGGCCTGGTCGGCCGGTATCGGTGTCGCCGTGCTGATGACCCTCACCGTCGCGGGCTGGGTGGCCGCGCCGCACGGCGCCTTCGGCGAGGACATCGGCGAGGTGCTGCGCACCGCCGTGCAGGCGTGGCTGGTCGGCCATCACGTCGGCTTCGGTATCCCCGGCGGCGACGTGGCGATGCTGCCGTTGGGCCTGGTCGTGCTGCCGGGTCTGCTGCTGTACCGGGCGGGCCGGTGGCTGGCGCGCAGTTGCGAACTGCCGCGGCTGCGCCATCTTTTCCGGGCCGCGCTGGCGATCGCCGGGCCCTACGCGGCCATCGCGGGAACCCTGGCACTGGTCGGCCAGACCGAGACGGTGCAACCCAGCATGCTCCAGGCGTTGATCGCAGGTTTCAGCCTGGCCTTCGTCGCCGGCGGCGCAGGCGTGCTGTTCCAACTGCTGCGCGACAAGGGCATCGCCAAACGGCGGTTGCTGGAGCTGATGCCCGACCGCCCGCGCTCCCTGCTCGTGGGTACGCTCAGCGCGACCGGAACGCTGCTCGTGACGGGTGCGCTGCTGTTCTGTGTCGGACTGGTCGCCAACGGGGGCGAGGCCGTCTCCACCACCGGCGAACTCGCCCCCGGCCTGGTCGGCGGGGCCCTGCTGCTGCTCATCCAGTTGCTGTACGTCCCCAACGCCGTCGTCTTCGGACTGGCTTACGCGGTGGGGCCGGGATTCTCGGTGGGAGTCGGCACGATCGTCGCGCCGACGGGTGTCTCGGTAGGCGCCGTGCCGATGCTGCCCATGCTTGCGGCGCTCCCGGACAACGGCCCGGCACCGGTGCTGTCGCTGGCGGCGCTGGCCGTGCCGTTCGCGGCTGGAGGGCTGGGCGGCGTCCTGACGCAGCGGAGTGCTCCGGCTGTGGTCAACGAGGCGGCCCCCCTTTGGGGGTTCGTGTGCGGTGTGACCACCGGTCTGGCGTGCGCGGCCCTGTGCGTGGCGGCCGGTGGGCCGCTGGGTGCCGAACGGCTGGCCTCCGTGGGGCCCTCCGCCTGGCAGGTCGGCCTGATCACGGCACTGGAGGTCGGTCTGGCGGCCGCCATCGCCGCGTGGGTGGCGAACTGGCGTTACTACCGGCGGTTCCACGCAGCGGCCGGGCCCGCCCCCGCTGACGCGCCCGCGGGAGCCGACGAGGACGCGGCCGCAGCGCCCGGGCGCAAGCGGGACCGCCGCGCGGCCGTACCCGCCCGCGGCGACGGTGGAGGCCGCGGAGGTTACGAAGGTGCGCCGGTGCCGCCGCGCCGCCGGCGCCCGAGGCTGCCGAGCCTGCCCCGCCTTCCCCGGCCGCGGCTGCGCCGCCGAGCGGCGGAGGACGACGGCGAGGAGTTCTACGGCATCACCTACGAAGCCGACGAGGAGCCCGCGGCGGCCGACGACGGCGACCGGGAATGA
- a CDS encoding DUF4190 domain-containing protein, whose translation MTDEPPQPRSDGQQPTVERGGLWGLFLSAAGLVLQPYGIVLSALAVFQGRRARRSARANSSSAPGAVLSMTLGWAGVAVSGITIAVYAAFWPAFEQHAQCSVQALTHSTQETCDDALRQTLTGGGVPERALWFFVPAG comes from the coding sequence GTGACCGATGAGCCGCCCCAGCCGCGCAGCGACGGGCAGCAGCCCACCGTCGAACGAGGCGGCCTGTGGGGACTCTTCCTCTCCGCGGCCGGGCTGGTCCTCCAGCCCTACGGCATCGTCCTGTCCGCGCTGGCCGTCTTCCAGGGCCGCCGGGCGCGCCGCTCCGCCCGCGCCAACAGCTCCTCCGCGCCGGGCGCGGTCCTGAGCATGACGCTGGGCTGGGCGGGGGTCGCGGTGTCCGGGATTACGATCGCGGTCTACGCGGCGTTCTGGCCGGCCTTCGAGCAGCACGCGCAGTGCTCGGTGCAGGCGCTGACGCACAGCACCCAGGAGACGTGCGACGACGCCCTGCGGCAGACACTCACCGGCGGCGGCGTTCCCGAGCGCGCACTGTGGTTCTTCGTTCCCGCGGGTTAG